The genomic segment CACTgtgctgactggttagcacatctgcctcatagttctgaggaccagggttcaaatcctggccccgacTGTTTGGAGTTGgcttgttctccctgtgtctgtgtgggttttctctgggtactccggtttcctcccagatcccaaatacatgcgtggtagattaattgacaactctaaattgtccgtaggtgtgaatgtgagtgtgaatggttgtttgtttgtatgtgccctgccattggctggtgccaagttcagggtgtactgaaccgaggatagctgggataggctccagcacgcccgtgaccctagtgaggataagcggtacagaaagttgatggatggatggatgttagtgTGTGTCAGCAGCGTCACATGTTTGCATTCTCCAGCTGAGTCAGACGTTTCTCTCAATATGTGGTGGCAGCAGAATCACCGATCactagggttgcaaaattcctgggaattttcaaagttggaaactttccattggAATTAGTTGGAATAGATCAGGAATTCCCTCTTAATATGGAACATAATTATAGTTGGgggaaatatattttagcataatCCTGACTTAAACAAGTAGATTTCATAAAAGTATAGTAGAATATGAACAGCCCATTGCCTGAAAATATTAAGCAAAGATGCAGAGGCTTGGCTTGAGAAGCTTGATggaacattctttttttatttacatttttaatgggactTTTTGGAGGATGAAGAGCTCTTTTTGTTGAAGATTTTGAATGAGACCTTTTTGGTGTTTTTGGATGGGGTTTCTTTCAATTATAAATAGGTTTGGTCAGGGGTGATAGTAATATTTAGttcaacattcatgtttttgttattcaaTGAAAGAAACTTAAGTTCtacttataaataaatattttgaaatgtcagggtttttaattattattttgcatggAGGTCTTTTTATGAcacattaatccatccatccattttctgtactgcttatcctcactagggtcgcgggcatgctggagcctatcccagctatcttcgggcgtcggggtacaccctgaactggtctccagccaaacACAACATTATTTATGctcattattttcaaaattcccCAGAGTAacttcatccattcatcttccgtagcgcttatcctctctaggtTCGCAGGCGTGCTGACGCATATTTCAGCTAGCTCTGGGCGAGgggtggtgtacaccctgaactggtcacctgcctatcacagggcacatatagacaaacaatcattcacactcacattcacacctacacccaatttagagtcttcagttaaccgacCTAACacctttttgggatgtgggaggaaaccggagacccggacaaaacccacacaggcatgggaagaacatgcaaactctacaacCCCACATGTTGCTGTAGTTGATTGTATTATCTCCTCCTCACGTCTGTGCTCTCTTTGTGTCATGTGCGCAGAGAGCAGCTAATGTTCCCGCTCCAGTTCATGGACATGCTGGGACGCTTTGACATGGAGAGCAGCGTGAGCGGTGGTGGGCGGACCAGCCAGGCGGGTGCGCTGCGACTCGCCATCTCCCGTGCCCTTTGCAGCTTTCTGCCCCAAAGAGATGTAGAGATCATGAGGCAAGGTGAGGATGCCAGGCAACTGCTTTTTCCTCTTCTGTCATATAAAATCTAACCTGGAGCTGAACCATAGGCATTTTTACAAAAACTGACAATTCAACTGATATTGCTGTCATATTGGagccttgtttttctttgtttctagCTGGTCTTCTGACTCCTGACCCCAGAgtgagagagaggaagaagCCAGGTCAGGAAGGTGCAAGGAAGAAATTCACCTGGAAGAAACGTTGAGGATGATACCACCTGAACTCAAAAAATGATTACCTCTTATCATGCCagaatggaagacatttggtaCTCAGTCACCAGGCGCTTGTGTCCAGAAATTACGCAAGATGTATTATGTTCAttagtacagtatataactaAACTTCCACTTCTGATCATCATACTTTGGAAAGCAATATTAGCTTTGTCACTTAACTACCGCTCTTTAAAACTATCAGAACTGGTTAGCAATGTTTTGTCAAAGAAAGAAAGTGCAGGTTGAGGTTAGTCTCAGAATTTGTGCGGTTCAGTGAAGAATAACATTTATGCAGGTGTGAATAGTTGGCGGTGGTATTCTGTAGTCGGGTAGCAGTACTAACCAATGTGTCATTGTGCTGTCAACAGttctaaaactaaaaaaaaaaaatattatacattaCGTGTCTGGTGTTAAATGGCAGGTCGGCCTTGAGAATCTTCTCAATTTCCTTATGTGACTAAattaaggttaaataaatacaaatattgacgTTATTGCCATGATCAGGTTTGGCCGGTAGatgcaaattttattttctgcTGCTTTTGATTTTTGCAGAAACTGGGCATAAATTGTCTCAGTAATAAtagtgaaaaatatatttttttttacttctaccATACAAACAATTATCTTTTCTGTGTTATTTTTACCTCAAACATGCAATGTCAACATTGACAGTGCAGGGTGGGGGGAAAATATGAGAAACTTCCTAATTTGTGGAATACTGCATTTGCAATGGTGTACTTTAACCACCAGATGGGGGCAAAGGCACAAAAATCCAAAGTGCTTTGAATTGTCGTCAGCCACAAACAATTGGCCATGTTTTGGGTTATACTGACTGAATTGTAATTGGCAGCGTAAGGAGATGTGGTCAATAGGATTTCCAGGCATCAAAGTTCCACATTTCTAAAATGATGATAATGGACTGATGATAATTACAGACAGTGGCAGGTGCGTGTAAGTGGCGGTCGGGTGGAGCTTAAAAGTCCCAAGGGCGGAGGAACAAATCTCCCAAGTGACGAGAAGCGCCAGCAAGTGATCGTCACGCTCACGGTTTTCTTGTCGAGAAGTTTTGCACGCGGAGAGATGGAGTCTGCGGTTGCGGACCCCGCCATCGTAGACCGCAAGAGGAACCTCGCAAACTGCGAGATGCAGTTGAGGAGGCTGCAGGAGCTCGTCCTCAGGCTGGAGCTCAACGACAAGCGGCTGCCCGCCAGTCCCCGGGGTCACTGGCCTTGCACGCCGCCTCCCTACCAGCCGGGCTCCCTGGTAGTAACCCCCGAGGGCTGGCTCGAGTCTTTCCAACAGAACGAACCTTTTGTTCTTGACGAGGTGGAACTTTTAGACTCGGACATTTTTGGATTCTCTGATAATGAAACGTGGTGAGTGTCTGtcggttgttgttgctgttgtacTGCACTTTCAATTTTGCTTTAGCTTCTGTTCGTTCGTCCttatatttgtaaatttgtGTAAACTGACACAGAGCCAGATTCAAAAGTGTCCCTGTACAACTGCATCAATCCGTTGGAGGTCATTGTAGCTTGACATCTTGATTTGAACTTCCTTGTGTGCTACATGTCCAGCTGAAGGAGCTTCATCTGGTTCATTTGAAGGCTGCACTGTCTCCTCATCCACTTGGCATTTTTTCCCACAAACCGGTTGCCAAACTGTACGTGGAACACTAGTAAGCCGTGATCATCATATGTGTGGCAGGAAATCATTTAATTCCACTTAATTGCTCCGAAAAcgttttatttacaacaaatgtgtctttgttcatctgctTGTGAATTTATGTTTCTTTGACTAttatatttaaattcaattttcaGATGTATCTTTTAGATTCAGATTTCGGCTTAAAGTTTACTTTTAATAATTAGATTTAGCGTTTAAATTTAACGTTTAGGTATAATTAAGAATTGGTTTTAATGATTTGATATATTCCTAAATTGGCAAATATAGTTGTAAATGTGCGAAAAAGGGAATCTCAAAAGTTCACATTTTAAGAACCGTTTGAAGGTAAATGTTGCACTTATATTCAGCCTGTGCCGCTTTACAAACTGCATAGTGACAAGAAGAACAATTAAAAAGGCTTTTCCACGAGCTCGCTGAAGGTACATAATGTatctactattttttttatttttatttttttctcttctcttccctcctcatttaaaatgtgtcttaGTCCAATGAAGGTTGTGAAACACTGCACAAGGGTGGGTCTGGAAAGACTTATCTAAAGTGGGCCAAGCTACTCCAACTATATTGACATCGAAACATGTTAACTCTGTGAATGACACACTTTTGTGCtgactgtctgtatgtgtgtcttGGACAGGTTGTACGTGCCCCCCAAAGCCAATGAATCGAAGGCAGCGAAGCCTCTAATTCCCTTAAAATGGTGCCGGCACATTCTGGAGGCTCCTGAATGGAAGCGAGCGAGGCGTTCCATGTGCCTCCAACTGGAGTCAGGTGGGAGATGGGTTTGGTTTTCACCATTGCAAAGCCATGCCTTCCCACTAGGTTTACAAAATTCTGGggattttcaaagttggaaacgttCCATAGGAATTGACAAGAATTTCTGGAAATAAACCAGGAAATGAAAAGTTTCCCGTTTGGAGTATTTTCAAAATTCCCCACCTCACCTTGCCTTGAAAATTTAACTGAAACCTTTTGGGAAATTTACCAGAATTTTTGTACACTATTTTGCAACCCAATTTCCCACCGACAGCCATCTTGGTGTATCCACATGTACCGTCTGTTTACTCTGCAGGCGTTTCAGGACTCTATAGGCTCCAGTCTAGGCGACAATGGCGTTTTGTTTACTCAGGACACCAGTGACAGGCGGTGCAGCTGTTCTAACTGCATGGTGCCAAGCTCCTCTCAAAgacatgttttatttgtcaCATTAATAGCATATTCGGGTGGTTCTTAAATTTATTTGCACCAATTTCCACCTTCATGacccacattaaaatacagtagtgtaatATGCAAAAGTATTAATCAAAACTGaatggttttattcctaaagtatatttaatataatagtAAGCCACTATAACAATTTGcggagtttgaacattaacactgtttttaaatataggAACATGACAAACTACTTAGTTaatgattcatttaaaatgtgctGCATGTAAAAGTTAAACCTTTTacctaaatgtttaaaaacaaatggttCTTAACAGTTTAATGCAAATCTGTTGAACTTAAAAGGTAACTACAACTGCACTGTACTCAAGCAATGATTCTTCTATGGGGTACGCAGACgtataccacactttgagaactaCTGGTGTATTACTTTTCTCTGGATGGTTCTGCTCTTTTGGCtgaccagtggtgggaagttaAAAAATTTACTAAAATGTACTGTCAGCGCTTTCAACTGCTTTGAGATGTTGTCATCACTCTGAGGATATTAAGTATTCCCTGAACATCCTTAGCTTCCTGTTGGCGTAGATTGAGCAGTCCCCGGGCCTCCTCCACCCCGCGGCCTCCAAGCAGAGTTGCCGTCGTGTCCCCCATCGGCACGCCGCGATCCGGCACAACCCACTCCAGCCCCGTGTCGCCTGAGACACCCGGTAACCACACAGATGTCGTACACCAACAAAAGTTATGCTTGACTAACAATGCCAAGAGTTTTTGAGTTGCGAGTCATCGCTTGGTTGATCGGTCAGTTcattgaatgggacaaacagtcaaattaCACAAGtacacaaaatgagaacactcgcatgGAGGTGCTGTATCTTTATATCGCTGGCTGAGTCTTGAACTTGAATTTCTCAACTTTTCTAAaaattgctatttttcttcCCTTAGCGTCCTCTCGGCCTCACTCTCAGAGTCCCATTGGGAGGGCAAGGACTCCCACCTTCATCCCCCACCTGACCCGTGGTAACCATTCTTTCCCTTCTTGCCCCAAGCTGCCCAAATGTGCTTCATGAGTACTTAAATTGGAGTCAATACTTTGCAGGCCGTACTAAGAAATCGAGTTTAAAAATGATCTGCCTCGATAAATTCATCAATTGATGTAATCACTGGGTACTTGTCAAACACAAGCTTAAGTGCTACACGATACCAGTCCCAGATCTGAAGACATTGGTATTGCTGCCTCTTGTATGATGTTTCttggtaaatatttattttcttagttATCTTGTTGTGGCTCTATGCCTGAACCTCGAGTCTATAATAATGATATACTTATttacactctgtacttaaattAAAGTACAGGgacttgtgtttaaaaaaaaaaaaaaaaaaaaaagacttgtagAAGTgatgattcaactcctttaagtacagactctgaaatgtacaaaagtaaaaacaaatctttactgtcaattatatataaCACCAAATtcgggtggggaggggggtagTTTCCCTCTTTCATTAAATTGCATGCATACTAAGGAGAGAAAAATTGCTGGACCCTCTATCAGAACACAgaaacctgaaaaatctacttgatattcaaaattgtctttttttatttatttatttatttatttatttttttatttataaaacttCCTATCACTTATCACTAGGCAGCAGCCTGCGCGGCTGTAGCCCTCGGCCCCGTGTGGCCTGTGACGTCATCTCTCCCGGGGTGGATGAGGATGACTTGTTCCCTCACGGCTACAAACTGCAGGATCTGACTGACGTGCAGGTGGTGGCGCGCCTGCAGGAGGAGAGTAGGTCTAAACCcagagtgaacaattctttttttttttttttttttttttttttttttttttttttttttaaatttatttatttattacttttttttttgtgcgcttTTATGGGTGATGTCTAATCACCATCATGCCCTGTCCCCACTaactgtagatctcagagcacATCGCTACTTTAGCTTCATTAACCCCACCAGgtgattgtatgtgtgaatgtgtgtcagAGGTGGGGACTCGAGTCGCATGACTTAACTCGAATCAGACTGTAGTCAATTTTAGCACTCAACTcgacttattttttatttttgccacggtaacttgcgacttgcttgaaacttgggACTTTAGACTTATGACTTGCACATACACTCCTGACAAAAAGTCAGGGATATTCAGCTTTCAGGAAAGATTTCAGGATGAGCCTAAAATGGACTGTAACCTTTACAGACAAAAGTTAATTTGATcttctctaaacctttgaatacaggtactgaaacactgaatgTTTTGTACAACTTGCTATTctttaacaaggagctgaacaacaaaattaaaaatgttctcTTTATGCCTTTTTGCGACTCTTCCAGTCACGATCTCATTTTATAACTTTAAGGCCTTGAGACTGACTTTGActttgcacatatgtgacttattCCCACCTGTGAGTGAATGTGGTTGTGGGTGGCATGCCATTCCTCATGTCTCGCTTAACCCAGAACTCAGACAGGATTGCGCCAGCACTTCATCCGCCCTGGCCAAGCGACGCAGCCAGAGCATCACCTTCCCACTCAGCGCTCCCCCCGAcctggaggaggaagaaaagggGGACGACGGAGATTACGGCCCTGTGCCGCCAGAGCGCCACCTCTGGCTACTGCCGCTCGCCCGCACCTTCTCCAGCGCCAGAGATTTGCAAAGCAGCAGCAGCTTCCTGTCCTTACATCCCTACACCCCACCGCTCCCCTCTGCAGACCCAATGCAACTGTCTTTCAAACTAGGAACAGGTGAGAAAAGGCAGCCACACCCATGGGTGACCCGCTTCCATGGCCCTATCTCTTAATAATAACATTCTAAGCCTCTTGAAGTGCGCTTAAAGCTCTGTCGGCAGTGAGTTTCCGATCCCACTTTGATGGGATTAGATTCATCTTAACGTTAGTGCTGGGAACTGTTAAAGGAGCTTTATGTAGTGCCTTAAGCCATCGTTCCCAAATGGAGTGTTGGCTGTGACCTTCAGATGTCACCACAAGAATGTTTACTCCTGTTTCTCAGGAATCAGAATTGTCTGATTGGCCAAGTAcagtacactactcacaaaaagttgggGATAGTGTGTCGTTTTGGGGTgcaatttcaggatgaactgaaaatgcactataacctttgcaAGTGAACTCAATTTGACCTTCTCAGGATGCCCTTGTCTAACTGTTCATTGATTCAGTtcattttgcacaacttgctgttctgtaATAAGGAGCTGAACagaaaaattcacaacaggtgctTGATCCATAAATGGTGCTGGgtcaattagaattggtatttgAGACCAAGACACTCTTGTTAAAGAAGTCTTTAATATCCATGAGCTTttcctggataaataaaggttaaacatttttttttttaccaaatttccattcacacctgtggataATTTTGTCATCAATTCAATTTTGAAATATGGTAGGAATCAAAAAGACCCACACAAACAGAGGAGAacaaaattccacacaggaagattTGGGCTGAGATTTGGACCTCAGAACTGAAGCTAATGAGCTAACCACTATACTACTGCGCAGTCAGcgtcctaaaatggaaaaacgtTTAATTTGAAATGGAATTTGACACGTGTGggattaaagcttttttttccccccagataTGATTAAATTATGCATTTGGCAGAAATTACAATTTCTCAGTCAAATAGCACCAGATCAGgctgtacgtgtgtgcgtgtgtgtgtgtgtgtgggggggggggattttattATTGTGAAATACTCCATTAAGCACACTTAACATTTGCACCTGATTGTTTTGTGGATAAACTTTTATTGTACATACAATATCATGAACTGGTCTCCAGTAatgcacttctttttttttttttttttttttttttcttcttcttcggtttgggaaacatttaagcTTTATGAACTCTGTACTATCTAAGGGCTCATATTAAATGTATTGGatgatctcttttttttttttttttgtctttcagatAAGATGCAGAGGAGCTTGCCCAACCTTGCCCAAGCTCACAGTGTTCCCAGCGCTTCTTTACTTCATAACAGCCAGAGCTTTGATTCTCCAGGCTGGTTGACACGCCTGCAGTCCTCCAGTgagtcatcagaatcatctttatttgcaaagtatgtccaaaaacacaaggaatttgtctccagtagttggagccgctcttgtacgacaacagacagtcaattgacagagaacactttggagacataaagacattgacagaaaaacagtcactgagcagtaaagggttgctagttatctggtaatgccggtacattattatttatttttgtttgtttgacaattgtgcaaaaagatgcagaatcctctagcacttagagcagttcgaatgactaatattgcaatagtccggtgcaatgtcAGCTCATATGAGATTTTTATCAAATTCTACACAGATGTTTGTACCTTTGTTATACGTATTACATGTGTACAATCAATGTTATGCATATTAACATCCTATACTCTTATCCATAGTTATACCTCACAATTTGTAGTCGTTCAAATGACTTTCAATGTGTAATATTATGCAGGCATGCATATCAAGTTGGATTCACTGTACATATTGGGtgtattgtcattattatacagtatatcactatcaatattattattcccactttgtacaatttgtacaaaTTAGTGTAGCATAATTTGACAATTTAATTTA from the Phycodurus eques isolate BA_2022a chromosome 1, UOR_Pequ_1.1, whole genome shotgun sequence genome contains:
- the LOC133403122 gene encoding SLAIN motif-containing protein 1-like isoform X2; this encodes MESAVADPAIVDRKRNLANCEMQLRRLQELVLRLELNDKRLPASPRGHWPCTPPPYQPGSLVVTPEGWLESFQQNEPFVLDEVELLDSDIFGFSDNETWLYVPPKANESKAAKPLIPLKWCRHILEAPEWKRARRSMCLQLESASCWRRLSSPRASSTPRPPSRVAVVSPIGTPRSGTTHSSPVSPETPASSRPHSQSPIGRARTPTFIPHLTRGSSLRGCSPRPRVACDVISPGVDEDDLFPHGYKLQDLTDVQVVARLQEEKLRQDCASTSSALAKRRSQSITFPLSAPPDLEEEEKGDDGDYGPVPPERHLWLLPLARTFSSARDLQSSSSFLSLHPYTPPLPSADPMQLSFKLGTDKMQRSLPNLAQAHSVPSASLLHNSQSFDSPGWLTRLQSSRASPILRHTRVQSTGSVSSPSRQPLKATAYVSPSIRNSAYLLTPRSLGNSGSRIPILSKSSSLCLSSPSPPWSTFFNDTASPIASCKVAQARHRYRNMVRLVST
- the LOC133403122 gene encoding SLAIN motif-containing protein 1-like isoform X3 translates to MESAVADPAIVDRKRNLANCEMQLRRLQELVLRLELNDKRLPASPRGHWPCTPPPYQPGSLVVTPEGWLESFQQNEPFVLDEVELLDSDIFGFSDNETWLYVPPKANESKAAKPLIPLKWCRHILEAPEWKRARRSMCLQLESASCWRRLSSPRASSTPRPPSRVAVVSPIGTPRSGTTHSSPVSPETPASSRPHSQSPIGRARTPTFIPHLTRGSSLRGCSPRPRVACDVISPGVDEDDLFPHGYKLQDLTDVQVVARLQEEKLRQDCASTSSALAKRRSQSITFPLSAPPDLEEEEKGDDGDYGPVPPERHLWLLPLARTFSSARDLQSSSSFLSLHPYTPPLPSADPMQLSFKLGTDKMQRSLPNLAQAHSVPSASLLHNSQSFDSPGWLTRLQSSSESSESSLFAKGLTDPAAHQSPEYGQCIFTVTATTEGHCLCQP
- the LOC133403122 gene encoding SLAIN motif-containing protein 1-like isoform X1, producing MESAVADPAIVDRKRNLANCEMQLRRLQELVLRLELNDKRLPASPRGHWPCTPPPYQPGSLVVTPEGWLESFQQNEPFVLDEVELLDSDIFGFSDNETWLYVPPKANESKAAKPLIPLKWCRHILEAPEWKRARRSMCLQLESASCWRRLSSPRASSTPRPPSRVAVVSPIGTPRSGTTHSSPVSPETPASSRPHSQSPIGRARTPTFIPHLTRGSSLRGCSPRPRVACDVISPGVDEDDLFPHGYKLQDLTDVQVVARLQEEKLRQDCASTSSALAKRRSQSITFPLSAPPDLEEEEKGDDGDYGPVPPERHLWLLPLARTFSSARDLQSSSSFLSLHPYTPPLPSADPMQLSFKLGTDKMQRSLPNLAQAHSVPSASLLHNSQSFDSPGWLTRLQSSISIPGASPILRHTRVQSTGSVSSPSRQPLKATAYVSPSIRNSAYLLTPRSLGNSGSRIPILSKSSSLCLSSPSPPWSTFFNDTASPIASCKVAQARHRYRNMVRLVST